The following coding sequences are from one Saccharomyces cerevisiae S288C chromosome X, complete sequence window:
- the SUI2 gene encoding translation initiation factor eIF2 subunit alpha (Alpha subunit of the translation initiation factor eIF2; eIF2 is involved in identification of the start codon; phosphorylation of Ser51 is required for regulation of translation by inhibiting the exchange of GDP for GTP; protein abundance increases in response to DNA replication stress): MSTSHCRFYENKYPEIDDIVMVNVQQIAEMGAYVKLLEYDNIEGMILLSELSRRRIRSIQKLIRVGKNDVAVVLRVDKEKGYIDLSKRRVSSEDIIKCEEKYQKSKTVHSILRYCAEKFQIPLEELYKTIAWPLSRKFGHAYEAFKLSIIDETVWEGIEPPSKDVLDELKNYISKRLTPQAVKIRADVEVSCFSYEGIDAIKDALKSAEDMSTEQMQVKVKLVAAPLYVLTTQALDKQKGIEQLESAIEKITEVITKYGGVCNITMPPKAVTATEDAELQALLESKELDNRSDSEDDEDESDDE; the protein is encoded by the coding sequence ATGTCCACTTCTCATTGCAGATTTTATGAAAACAAATACCCAGAAATTGACGATATCGTCATGGTTAACGTCCAGCAGATTGCTGAAATGGGTGCTTATGTTAAATTGTTAGAATATGACAACATTGAAGGTATGATTCTACTAAGTGAATTGTCCCGTAGACGTATTAGGTCAATCCAAAAATTAATTCGTGTTGGTAAAAATGATGTCGCCGTTGTTCTTCGTGTcgacaaagaaaaaggttaTATTGATTTGTCCAAACGTCGTGTTTCTTCTGAAGATATCATTAAAtgtgaagaaaaataccaaaaatcTAAGACTGTTCATTCCATTTTAAGATACTGTGCCGAAAAATTCCAAATCCCTTTGGAAGAACTATATAAGACCATTGCTTGGCCATTAAGTCGAAAATTTGGTCACGCTTACGAAGCTTTCAAACTATCCATCATTGACGAAACTGTTTGGGAAGGTATTGAACCGCCATCAAAAGATGTTTTAGATGAATTAAAGAACTATATCTCCAAGAGATTAACACCACAAGCTGTAAAGATTAGAGCCGATGTTGAAGTGTCTTGTTTTAGTTACGAAGGTATCGATGCCATTAAAGACGCATTAAAATCAGCTGAAGACATGTCCACAGAACAAATGCAAGTTAAAGTTAAATTAGTCGCCGCCCCATTATATGTTTTGACCACCCAAGCCTTGGATAAGCAAAAAGGTATTGAACAACTGGAAAGcgctattgaaaaaattacagAGGTTATTACAAAATACGGCGGTGTTTGCAACATTACCATGCCACCAAAGGCTGTCACTGCTACTGAAGACGCTGAGTTACAAGCTCTATTAGAAAGCAAAGAATTAGATAATAGATCTGACTCTGAAGACGATGAGGATGAGTCAGACGACGAGTAA